GTCGTGGCACGGGCCCGGGTTGGTGCTCGCGCTGTTGACGATGGCGGGCGAGGTGTCGTTCACGCTGTTCGCGGTGGGTGTGGTGCGGCGGCTGGGCGGGGTGGCGGTGGCGACGTGGACGTGCCTGATCGCGGCGGTGGCGGGTGGGGTGTTGGGGACGGTGTTCGGCGGGTGGCAGGTGCCGACGGTGCGGGAGGGCTTGGCGCTGGCCGTGCTCGGGGTCGTGCTGACGGCCTTGGCGTTCGGGCTCTGGTACTTCGCGGTGGCGCGGTTGGGTGCGGACCGGGCCGGGGTGCTGATCGGGTTGATGCCGGTGGCGGGGCTGGGGGCGTCGGTCGCGTTGGGGGCGCAGGAGCTGACGGCGATGGCGTTGGTGGGCGCGGTGGCGGTGGCGTGCGGCTGTGTGATCGGGCTGCGGGGGCAGACGGCCGCCGACCGACCGCCCCAGACAGCACCGAACGCCCAGGCAACGCCGACTGCGCAGGCAGCGCCGACCACGCAGGCAGCGCCGGCTGCCCCAGACGGCGCCGAAAGCCCAGCTCGCGCGTTCTGAGCGTTGAATTCAGGGGTTCTGAACGTAGGACTCGCGGGTCCTGAACGTAGGACTCGCGGGGGTTATTGGTTGCCGCGGGCCATGCGGAGGACGTCGAGGGCCTCGTCCAGTTGGGCTTCGGTGAGCTTGGCGGGCACGTGGCCGCGTTCCAGGACCACCTCGCGGATGGTCTTGCGCTCCTTGAGGGACTGCTTGGCGATCGATGCGGCCTCTTCGTAGCCGAGGTAGCGGTTCAGGGGGGTGACGATGGACGGGGACGACTCGGCGTACTCCCGCATCTGCTCCACCTGCGGCGCGGCGCCGACGAGGACCTTGTCGGCCAGGAGGCGGGCGACGGCGGCGAGGAGGCGGGACGACTCCAGGACGTTGCGGGCGATCACGGGCAGCATCACGTTCAGCTGGAAGTTGCCCTGGGACCCCGCGAACGCCACCGCCG
This is a stretch of genomic DNA from Saccharothrix ecbatanensis. It encodes these proteins:
- a CDS encoding DMT family transporter codes for the protein MRTTKSAIASGALTSVIVGASVPVTGMLQAYPLLTGQAMRYALGAVVLLGWIRLRGGRLPVPSRRDWPALIGLVTTGMLGFTACVLYAQRYAEPGFVAAMLGASPLVLALAVPLVAGRKPAVPAVVGAVVVVGGVVVLSGGGSWHGPGLVLALLTMAGEVSFTLFAVGVVRRLGGVAVATWTCLIAAVAGGVLGTVFGGWQVPTVREGLALAVLGVVLTALAFGLWYFAVARLGADRAGVLIGLMPVAGLGASVALGAQELTAMALVGAVAVACGCVIGLRGQTAADRPPQTAPNAQATPTAQAAPTTQAAPAAPDGAESPARAF